gAAAATACTGAAACACAAAAACTAAACTGGCTTCATCTCtgcaaagcatttttatattatttattatatttctctcttttgacaATTTGCTCTTTTTGGGATAAGCTGTTTaaacaacagtttttattaaatttaaaatatattggacTGGCTGGAATTACGAAAGGTGCAATATTGGATAATAAAACTAAGTAAGTgtcagaggaaaaaaaattcaatgattgTGTTTGTCGCACATATAAAGTTGTCTCATATTCAAGTGGTCAAATTTCACTTATATGGTTTGTCTATTgaaagaactcccctcgccaCGAAGTCTACGGccatctgctgctatggaaacaagaaatagtGCATTTATAGAGTGGAGCATCTTTCTTCCTTGGTTCTCTTTCTCCTGCCTGCCCGACTCAAAAACTGTCTTAAATAATGACCCAACTTACCCTTGAAATAGTTGAACCTCGTAACTATAGTCACCGCCACCactccagacgaatggctatgGAGAGTTTTTTACAAAGACAAACTATACATTGTCCACTGGACATGCGCAATATCAAACTCCATCTACATCTGGAAAATCCTCATACATTTGAGTGTGAATGGGTAAAGGCATTGAtgattgattatatttaaaactaaacaccCCCTACAATGCCCCTACATTACCTGAACACCAATTTCTTATcttcaatacataaaaatttttaaatattccttatGCTTATAAGGTGTCAAAGCCTTTGTAAGTAATCACGATAGCAACGCTCGattacgccatctggggagaaaaCCGGTTCCATGCTTTTTACCCTCCTCCTTTCCCTCTCCTCCTGTTTTCAATTATGTAGGAATGTGTGtactacgatttttttttctttttcttattatttttcgtatttaatcattaaaagtattttttttaaatttctatttctctttcttttaaaatcacgGCATTTTTTATAGCCATCAAATCTTGAGAAACTAATTTTTGGCATGCTCAAATtgagacaaaattatttatttcctcgaaataagtttttcaatttttaacttaaatatttttcacaaaatttcaagACACCATTCCAACGAAGAAAATCTGTAATTTGGACAGtcgttatttttatactattttttgtttctttttaggTGCCTTTTTATTATATGTCAAGAAAAGAGAGACTCCTGCAGCACTTGAAAGACACCAAGAGTAGTAACAATGCCTGGGAGTTTTGTGAATTGCTTAGctctataaataaacttaatttggaTACTGATAcgaataaaatatctttaaatagtGATTTACTTATGTATCTTCATAAAGACATAATTCCAACTGAAAAACTTAATTCGTATACTGATacgaataaaaaatctttaaatagtgatttaattatgaatcgtcttaaaaacataattcatacTGAAAAACCtgaatataacataaataaatttatcttgatgTCCCTAGAGAATAGAACTCATGACTTAAAAGAAGTAAGTGAGTTTTTATCTCGATTTCTTTTGGATATTGATAACTTTGACTGTGGAAAACAGAATTCAGAAGAGTATTTAATGCATTTCATTCAAGAATTCAAACGTCTTATCAATTTGTATGGTTCTAGtcttagtaaattttatagttataatttgCGTGACAGAAACTTTAATGCTTTAGAAGAAATTTCTACTTCTTTAATGGATATTACAAGGAGCTGTACAGCACACCTTCTAAGAGCATTACGCCATAAATACCAATTGCATTTCTTGGacgaagagaagaaaaaaattggatttttgatGGTAGAGGCTATTACAcctattgaaaaatatgtatatagaaCCGGTGGTAATCATACCTACGgtaagataaaaagttttttgttgttacGAAGATCCTCCCTTCAGTACTTCAGAGATTTTTTGGATTCATTTCCTGTTGATGAAACTCCATTAAAACGTTTTGATATGAACAGGATAGATTTGTGCATCGAGGCATCAGATAGGAATATTGATATTATGTGTAAACGTGCTGAATTTTGGGCTTATCTGGAAGATGAGGAAGATGAGGATGGGGAGGGTTATTTCAGTGATTACGAGGAACACGATGACCTCAAAGAAGATGGCGCATCTACAATGCCTGAATCACATGGGTGGTGGGCTAAGTGTTCTCAAACCCTAAATAGTTTAAGGGTTAATCAATTTCTTAATCAACTTTGTTATTTCTCTTGAGCTGTAATATGAcattctaataaaaagaaatttccgtATGTAACAATACTACCCTCTTTTCTCTTTTACATTCATTGATGACCTTACCCTCTCCTCATTTGACCACTCGCGTTCTTTTCCTCGCCCAAGGGCAAAAGGTCTTTTGATCATTTGAAGTTATCTCTCAGAGCTTGAAAAGGAgttgaaattgagaaaaaagaacatttttattggaTTACTGAACGAATAACGTATCCATGCTTTCATTACGGCTtcgaaaagaaagaatttaacaatatcgaaaaaaaaatgaattggttgaaaagtttaaaaaatctaacCTTTCAAAAGCTACTTTTGCCAAAGAAAATTCTATACCGAGAACAactttaaacaacattttagaATCCAACCGTAGCTCTCCAGAGGNNNNNNNNNNNNNNNNNNNNNNNNNNNNNNNNNNNNNNNNNNNNNNNNNNNNNNNNNNNNNNNNNNNNNNNNNNNNNNNNNNNNNNNNNNNNNNNNNNNNNNNNNNNNNNNNNNNNNNNNNNNNNNNNNNNNNNNNNNNNNNNNNNNNNNNNNNNNNNNNNNNNNNNNNNNNNNNNNNNNNNNNNNNNNNNNNNNNNNNNNNNNNNNNNNNNNNNNNNNNNNNNNNNNNNNNNNNNNNNNNNNNNNNNNNNNNNNNNNNNNNNNNNNNNNNNNNNNNNNNNNNNNNNNNNNNNNNNNNNNNNNNNNNNNNNNNNNNNNNNNNNNNNNNNNNNNNNNNNNNNNNNNNNNNNNNNNNNNNNNNNNNNNNNNNNNNNNNNNNNNNNNNNNNNNNNNNNNNNNNNNNNNNNNNNNNNNNNNNNNNNNNNNNNNNNNNNNNNNNNNNNNNNNNNNNNNNNNNNNNNNNNNNNNNNNNNNNNNNNNNNNNNNNNNNNNNNNNNNNNCCatcaaaaatccaattttttttttctcttcatcgAAGAAATGCAATTGGTATTTATGGCGTAATACTCTTAGAAGGTCTGCTGTACAGCTCCATGTAATCCTCATTAAAGTAGTAGAAACTTCTTCTAAAGCATTAAAGTTTCTGTCACGCAAATTATAACCATGACGATTACTAAGACTAGAACCATACAAATTAATAAGACGTTCGAATTCTTCtatgaaatgcattaaatattcttCTGAATTCTGTTTTCCACAGTCAAAGTTATCAATACCCAAAAGAGATCGAGATATAAACTCACTTACTTCTTTTAAGTCATCAGATCTATTCTTAAGGGAcatcaagataaatttatttatgttatattcaGGTTTTTCAGTATGAATTATGTCTTTAAGACGATTCATAATTAAATCACTAATTAAAGATTTTGGATTCGTATCAGTAACCGAATTAAGTATTTCAGTAGGAATTACGTATTTAAGACGATACATATCAccataaaagaagtttttattcgTATCCGATTTAAGTTTATTCATAGAGTCAAGCAAATCACAAAACTCCCAGGCATTGTTACTACTCTTGGTGTCTTTCAAGTGCTGCAGGAGTCTCTCTTTTCTTGACATATAATAAAAAGGCAcctgaaaagaaagaaaaaatagtataaaaataacgaCTGTCTAAAATTACAGATTTTCTCCGTTGGAGTggtgttttgaaattttgtgaaaaatatttaagttaaaaattgaaaaactttttacgattaaaaaattattttgtcgcAATTTGAGCAtgtcaaaaattagtttctcaAGATTTGATGGCTATAAAAATATcgtgattttaaaagaaagagaaatagaaatttaaaaaaatacttttaatgattaaatacgaaaaataataagaaaaagaaaaaaaatcgtagtACACACATTCCTACATAattgaaaagaggaggagagggaaagGAGGAGGGTAAAAAGCATGGAACCGGTTTTCCCCCCAGATGGCGTAAACGAGTGTTGCTATCGCGATTACTTACAAAGACTTTGACACCTTATTAGCATTaggaatgtttaaaatttttatgtattgaagATAAGAAATTGGTGTTCAGGTAATGTAGAGGCATTGTAGGGGGAGGGGtttggttttaaatataatcaatcaTCAATGCCTTTACCCATTCACCCTGATATGTATGAGGATTTTCCAGATGTAGATGGAGCTTGATATTGCACATGTCCAGTGGACAATGTATAGTTTGTCTCTATAAAAAACTCCCcatagccattcgtctggagtggtggcggtgactatggttacgaggttcAACTATTTCAA
The nucleotide sequence above comes from Parasteatoda tepidariorum isolate YZ-2023 chromosome 6, CAS_Ptep_4.0, whole genome shotgun sequence. Encoded proteins:
- the LOC107439403 gene encoding uncharacterized protein translates to MYRQAILQILPKWHFWNNRVCFSHVRLKENFQKTLEVIKENNRAQKFCSILIKAKEVTQESDYISLHPPVEISLNKDELEAHSIICELKEIIHTDKPEYILIDTILKALRNSSNETRQQLISLLFSIDTVNFLNPKSQSSKEYLKSFISDVECFFRNANEINPDRILDTQGALKMVEDRLFDHFEKNESNDGYLPTVSIEHSISYLHSIVFNVIFDEGNHSDDHNREIEALMSDAVSLISNRLLLLNSASKSIIEKCLLARRSSLAIDGHDFDCEECYLEQFRYCYYFLDEVPFYYMSRKERLLQHLKDTKSSNNAWEFCELLSSINKLNLDTDTNKISLNSDLLMYLHKDIIPTEKLNSYTDTNKKSLNSDLIMNRLKNIIHTEKPEYNINKFILMSLENRTHDLKEVSEFLSRFLLDIDNFDCGKQNSEEYLMHFIQEFKRLINLYGSSLSKFYSYNLRDRNFNALEEISTSLMDITRSCTAHLLRALRHKYQLHFLDEEKKKIGFLMVEAITPIEKYVYRTGGNHTYGKIKSFLLLRRSSLQYFRDFLDSFPVDETPLKRFDMNRIDLCIEASDRNIDIMCKRAEFWAYLEDEEDEDGEGYFSDYEEHDDLKEDGASTMPESHGWWAKCSQTLNSLRVNQFLNQLCYFS